The Lysobacter gummosus genome includes a region encoding these proteins:
- a CDS encoding 2OG-Fe(II) oxygenase — translation MNANATKPIGALTPAQRPCDSIIERIENFDWTEVAAQLDASGRALLPGLLNEDSCAAIAQAYHDDARYRSRVVMARHGFGRGEYRYFRYPLPDTVQTLRESLYPRLAPIASRWNRQMGVAVEYPQRLDEFLARCHDAGQTRPTPLLLRYGEGDYNCLHQDLYGEHVFPLQVAILLSQPGRDFDGGEFVLTEQRPRMQSRVDVVPLHQGDAVVFAVHQRPVSGVRGHYRVNLRHGVSRLHAGQRHTLGVIFHDAS, via the coding sequence ATGAACGCAAACGCAACGAAACCGATCGGCGCGCTCACGCCCGCGCAAAGACCGTGCGATTCGATCATCGAGCGTATCGAAAACTTCGATTGGACCGAGGTCGCCGCGCAACTCGATGCGTCCGGCCGCGCGTTGTTGCCCGGATTGCTGAACGAAGATTCGTGCGCGGCGATCGCGCAGGCCTACCACGACGACGCGCGCTACCGCAGCCGCGTGGTGATGGCGCGGCACGGCTTCGGCCGCGGCGAATACCGTTACTTCCGTTATCCGCTGCCGGACACGGTGCAGACCTTGCGCGAGAGCTTGTATCCGCGCCTGGCGCCGATCGCTTCGCGCTGGAACCGGCAGATGGGCGTGGCGGTGGAGTATCCGCAACGGCTGGATGAATTCCTCGCGCGTTGCCATGACGCCGGCCAGACCCGGCCGACGCCGCTGCTGTTGCGGTACGGCGAGGGCGACTACAACTGCCTGCACCAGGACTTGTACGGCGAGCATGTGTTCCCGCTGCAGGTCGCGATCCTGCTGTCGCAGCCCGGCCGCGATTTCGACGGCGGCGAGTTCGTGCTGACCGAACAGCGGCCGCGCATGCAATCGCGCGTGGATGTGGTGCCGCTGCATCAAGGCGATGCGGTGGTGTTCGCCGTGCATCAACGCCCGGTGAGCGGCGTGCGCGGGCATTACCGGGTCAATCTGCGCCATGGCGTCAGCCGCCTGCACGCCGGCCAGCGGCATACGCTCGGGGTGATTTTCCACGACGCCAGTTGA